A single genomic interval of Sphingopyxis sp. CCNWLW2 harbors:
- the purC gene encoding phosphoribosylaminoimidazolesuccinocarboxamide synthase gives MSRRRQIYEGKAKILYEGPEPGTLIQYFKDDATAFNAQKKGTISGKGVLNNRISEHVFTLLGNIGVPHHFIRRLNMREQLIRQVEIVPIEVIVRNVAAGTLSKRLGIEEGTQLPRTLIEYCYKDDALGDPLVAEEHIACFNWCSQDELHDIQDMAIRINDFMSGMFAAVGIRLVDFKLEFGRLYEGDFSRIILADEISPDGCRLWDMTTNEKLDKDRFRRDLGGEVEAYQEVARRLGLLPEGGENAVLDLESHRKKKGS, from the coding sequence ATGTCCCGTCGCCGCCAGATTTACGAAGGCAAAGCGAAGATCCTGTACGAGGGCCCCGAACCGGGCACGCTGATCCAGTATTTCAAGGATGATGCGACCGCGTTCAATGCCCAGAAAAAGGGCACAATCAGCGGCAAGGGCGTGCTCAACAACCGGATTTCGGAGCATGTCTTCACGCTGCTCGGCAATATCGGCGTGCCGCACCATTTTATCCGCCGCCTCAACATGCGCGAGCAGCTGATCCGCCAGGTCGAGATCGTGCCGATCGAAGTGATCGTGCGCAACGTCGCCGCGGGCACGCTGTCGAAGCGCCTCGGCATCGAGGAGGGGACGCAGCTTCCGCGCACCCTGATCGAATATTGCTACAAGGACGACGCGCTCGGCGATCCGCTCGTTGCCGAGGAGCATATCGCCTGCTTCAACTGGTGCAGCCAGGATGAGCTTCACGATATTCAGGACATGGCGATCCGCATCAACGACTTCATGAGCGGAATGTTCGCCGCGGTCGGCATCCGCCTCGTCGACTTCAAGCTCGAGTTCGGGCGTCTTTATGAAGGCGACTTCAGCCGCATCATCCTCGCCGACGAGATCAGCCCCGACGGCTGCCGCCTGTGGGACATGACGACGAACGAAAAACTCGACAAGGACCGCTTCCGCCGCGACCTCGGCGGCGAAGTCGAGGCCTATCAGGAAGTCGCGCGCCGGCTTGGTCTGCTTCCCGAGGGCGGCGAGAATGCGGTGCTCGACCTTGAGAGCCACCGAAAGAAAAAGGGCAGCTGA
- a CDS encoding SRPBCC family protein — MTDTDVRTVTVEREIPHPPEKIWRTLTTQHLIEEWLMKNDFGLGLDLGHRFQLRGDWGNVDCEILEVEPERSLSYSWNYAHDDPAYRLDSTVTFTLEPTPAGTLLRMEQVGFRPDQKQAFGGARGGWKIHLENLEKVVAGLDA, encoded by the coding sequence ATGACCGATACCGACGTGCGCACCGTAACCGTCGAGCGCGAAATCCCGCACCCGCCCGAAAAGATCTGGCGCACGCTGACGACGCAGCATCTGATCGAGGAATGGCTGATGAAGAACGATTTCGGCCTCGGCCTCGACCTTGGCCATCGCTTCCAGCTGCGTGGAGATTGGGGGAATGTCGATTGCGAGATCCTCGAGGTCGAGCCGGAGCGCAGTCTCTCCTACTCATGGAATTATGCGCATGACGATCCGGCGTACCGGCTCGACAGCACGGTGACATTCACGCTCGAACCGACGCCCGCCGGAACGCTGCTGCGCATGGAACAGGTCGGTTTCCGTCCCGACCAGAAGCAGGCCTTTGGCGGCGCCAGGGGCGGCTGGAAGATCCACCTCGAAAATCTCGAGAAGGTCGTCGCGGGTCTCGACGCATAA
- a CDS encoding crotonase/enoyl-CoA hydratase family protein codes for MSFDQIRLDKHEGIALLTLHRPDRMNAFTTEMMLEIVAALDECDADDGVRAVIFTGSGDRAYCAGADLGQGAATFDYDKRTDKAALLPDGMTASPVAEDGTIDWSHPLIRDSGGRVSMRIFDCKKPVLGAINGAAVGIGATMTLSMDARLASETARYGFVFARRGIVPEAASSWFLPRLVGIQNAVDWCYSGRLIDAAEAHEKGLVQSVHAPGELVDAAIAKACELTDHSAPVSVALTRHMLWRMLGAPHPMSAHRWDSRAIFARGRSADAAEGVSSFLEKRPANFTVSVANDYPWFAEFEDAPPYS; via the coding sequence ATGAGCTTCGACCAGATTCGCCTCGACAAGCATGAAGGCATCGCGCTGCTGACGCTCCACCGGCCCGACCGGATGAACGCCTTTACCACCGAGATGATGCTGGAGATCGTCGCCGCGCTCGACGAATGTGATGCCGACGACGGCGTGCGCGCGGTGATCTTCACCGGATCGGGCGACCGCGCCTATTGCGCGGGCGCTGACCTGGGCCAGGGCGCCGCGACCTTCGATTATGACAAGCGCACCGACAAGGCGGCGCTGTTGCCCGACGGCATGACGGCGAGCCCGGTGGCCGAAGACGGCACGATCGACTGGTCGCACCCGCTGATCCGCGATTCGGGCGGGCGCGTGTCGATGCGCATCTTCGATTGCAAGAAGCCCGTATTAGGGGCGATCAACGGCGCCGCGGTCGGCATCGGCGCGACGATGACGCTGTCGATGGACGCACGGCTCGCGAGCGAGACCGCGCGCTACGGTTTTGTCTTCGCGCGGCGCGGGATCGTGCCAGAGGCCGCGTCGAGCTGGTTCCTGCCGCGCCTCGTCGGCATCCAGAATGCGGTCGACTGGTGCTATTCGGGGCGGCTGATCGATGCTGCCGAAGCGCATGAAAAGGGCCTCGTCCAGTCGGTCCACGCCCCCGGCGAACTGGTCGATGCCGCGATCGCCAAGGCGTGCGAGCTCACCGATCACAGCGCGCCGGTCTCGGTCGCGCTCACCCGCCATATGCTGTGGCGGATGCTCGGCGCGCCGCACCCGATGAGCGCGCATCGCTGGGACAGCCGCGCGATCTTCGCGCGCGGACGCAGCGCCGATGCCGCCGAGGGCGTGTCGAGCTTCCTCGAAAAGCGCCCCGCGAACTTCACCGTCAGCGTCGCGAACGACTATCCCTGGTTCGCCGAGTTCGAGGATGCGCCCCCCTATAGCTGA
- a CDS encoding DUF3667 domain-containing protein gives MSGDIEGIGAAVTAGLAGHAVEPRHGGTGAPHAGARCLNCGTSLTGSHCHYCGQRADVHRSFGAIGHDLVHAIFHFEGKVWNTLPLLSWRPGDLTRRYIHGERARFVSPLALFLFAVFLTYAVLAIVGSGGGVGEGIAKAAAEQTRSNALKESFEEEVKRVDASLAVKDLKAAERRLLIEERETLQKSADYLGVARRMSKEERAKGPPVLDDPGKQMMTSVEFVSRTNFNTGVPFIDEGLEKANANPALILYKLQANAYKFAWALIPLSLPFMWLLFPFSRRFHTYDHFVFVTYSISFMLLLFVVVRLFNLTIFGDIATAFAMLYVPFHMYRQLRGAYRSSRFGALVRTSLLLFFSLFSVITFMLLLLALGVMG, from the coding sequence ATGAGCGGGGACATCGAAGGCATCGGGGCGGCGGTGACCGCCGGGTTGGCAGGGCATGCGGTCGAACCGCGGCATGGGGGCACGGGCGCGCCGCATGCCGGCGCGCGCTGCCTCAATTGCGGCACCAGCCTTACCGGCTCGCATTGCCATTATTGCGGACAGCGCGCCGATGTGCACCGCAGCTTTGGCGCGATCGGGCACGATCTCGTCCACGCGATCTTCCATTTCGAAGGCAAGGTCTGGAACACGCTGCCGCTGCTCAGCTGGCGGCCGGGCGACCTGACGCGGCGCTATATCCACGGCGAACGCGCGCGCTTTGTCTCGCCGCTTGCCTTGTTCCTGTTTGCGGTTTTCCTGACTTACGCGGTGCTCGCCATCGTCGGCAGCGGTGGCGGGGTGGGTGAGGGAATCGCCAAGGCAGCGGCCGAGCAGACGCGCTCGAACGCGCTCAAGGAAAGTTTCGAGGAGGAGGTCAAGCGCGTCGACGCGAGCCTCGCGGTCAAGGACCTGAAGGCGGCCGAACGCCGCCTGCTCATCGAAGAGCGCGAAACGCTCCAGAAAAGCGCCGACTATCTCGGCGTCGCGCGCAGGATGAGCAAGGAAGAGCGTGCCAAGGGGCCGCCGGTGCTCGACGATCCGGGCAAGCAGATGATGACCAGCGTCGAATTCGTTTCACGCACCAATTTCAATACCGGAGTGCCGTTCATCGACGAGGGCCTTGAAAAGGCGAACGCGAACCCCGCGCTCATATTATACAAATTACAGGCGAACGCCTATAAATTCGCCTGGGCGCTGATCCCGCTGTCGCTGCCCTTCATGTGGCTGCTCTTTCCGTTCAGCCGCCGCTTTCACACCTACGACCATTTCGTCTTCGTCACATATTCGATCAGCTTCATGCTGCTTTTGTTCGTCGTCGTGCGCTTGTTCAACCTGACGATATTCGGCGACATCGCGACCGCGTTCGCGATGCTCTATGTGCCCTTCCATATGTACCGCCAGCTTCGCGGCGCCTATCGTTCGTCGCGCTTCGGGGCGCTCGTGCGAACGAGCCTGCTGCTCTTTTTCAGCCTGTTTTCGGTCATCACCTTCATGCTGCTGCTGCTCGCGCTCGGGGTGATGGGATAG
- a CDS encoding alkaline phosphatase D family protein, which yields MHHHWGEIDRRHLIKLGTVGLAALSLPGAARAMMAQGFTHGVASGEPGPHSVLLWTRYAAANDATLTAELSESEDFSKVAAGGSVVAAGERDHTAKLVVDGLKPGRWYHYRFVAPDGTRSVTGRTRTLPQGSTKAFNLALFSCSNMPFGWFNAYGHAAARGDIDLVAHVGDYLYEYKAGDYPSAKQALPGREIQPAHEIVALADYRLRYAAYRADPDLQKLHQLFPMIAQWDDHEFANDVWKGGAENHNEGEGDWAARMAAAERAYREWMPVADTRWRQYQVGDLATIFLPETRVTARDRQFEVDEIIAGGGDAAAKLKQFAETGYREPARQMLGAEQEKWLFDGLAASTRAGTRWQVCAQQVVMGTLFTPPETRDWFAGEQPDYIRRRVEAGQLAAKAGLPLNLDAWDGYPAARSRLLAAAQRADADLVTLTGDTHNAWAFDLAEDGRPAGIEIAGQSVTSPGYESYIKGVTDEARVTALRRSSPQLKWANTADRGYVTVQFSPERVTANWHSVETIRTRSLALKNTHSMTARRGRRVYDAA from the coding sequence ATGCATCATCATTGGGGCGAGATCGACCGGCGTCATCTGATCAAACTGGGCACGGTCGGGCTGGCGGCGCTGTCGCTGCCCGGTGCCGCGCGCGCGATGATGGCGCAGGGTTTCACCCATGGCGTTGCGAGCGGCGAGCCGGGGCCCCATTCGGTGCTGCTGTGGACGCGCTACGCCGCGGCGAATGATGCGACGCTGACCGCCGAACTGTCGGAAAGCGAGGATTTCTCCAAAGTCGCCGCGGGCGGCAGCGTCGTCGCGGCGGGCGAACGCGATCATACCGCAAAGCTCGTCGTCGACGGGCTGAAACCCGGCCGCTGGTATCATTATCGCTTTGTCGCTCCCGACGGCACCAGGTCGGTGACGGGCCGCACGCGCACCTTGCCGCAGGGGTCGACCAAGGCGTTCAATCTCGCGCTCTTCTCCTGTTCGAACATGCCGTTCGGCTGGTTCAATGCCTATGGCCATGCGGCGGCGCGCGGCGACATCGACCTCGTCGCGCATGTCGGAGACTATCTGTACGAATATAAGGCGGGCGACTATCCTTCGGCGAAGCAGGCGCTGCCCGGGCGCGAGATCCAGCCCGCGCACGAGATCGTCGCGCTTGCCGATTACCGCCTTCGCTATGCCGCCTATCGCGCCGATCCCGACCTGCAGAAGCTGCATCAGCTGTTCCCCATGATCGCCCAGTGGGACGACCATGAATTCGCGAATGACGTGTGGAAGGGCGGTGCCGAAAATCACAATGAGGGCGAAGGCGATTGGGCGGCGCGCATGGCAGCCGCAGAACGCGCCTATCGCGAGTGGATGCCCGTCGCCGACACGCGCTGGCGCCAATATCAGGTCGGCGACCTCGCGACGATCTTCCTCCCCGAAACGCGGGTGACGGCGCGCGACCGGCAGTTCGAGGTCGACGAGATCATCGCCGGTGGGGGCGACGCCGCGGCGAAGCTCAAGCAGTTCGCCGAAACCGGCTACCGCGAGCCCGCGCGCCAGATGCTCGGCGCGGAGCAGGAGAAATGGCTGTTCGACGGGCTCGCCGCCTCGACCAGGGCGGGAACGCGCTGGCAGGTCTGCGCGCAGCAGGTCGTGATGGGCACGCTCTTCACGCCGCCCGAGACGCGCGATTGGTTCGCGGGCGAACAACCCGACTATATCCGCCGCCGCGTCGAGGCGGGGCAGCTTGCGGCGAAGGCGGGCCTGCCGCTCAACCTCGACGCGTGGGACGGTTATCCCGCCGCGCGCAGCCGCCTGCTCGCCGCGGCGCAGCGCGCCGACGCCGACCTCGTCACGCTGACCGGCGACACGCACAACGCCTGGGCCTTCGACCTCGCCGAGGACGGCCGGCCGGCGGGAATCGAGATCGCCGGACAGAGCGTCACCTCGCCGGGATATGAAAGCTATATCAAGGGCGTGACCGACGAGGCGCGCGTGACGGCGCTGCGCCGCTCGTCGCCGCAGCTCAAATGGGCGAATACCGCGGATCGCGGCTATGTGACCGTGCAATTCTCCCCCGAGCGGGTGACCGCGAACTGGCACAGCGTCGAAACGATCCGCACGCGTTCGCTCGCGCTGAAGAATACGCACAGCATGACCGCGAGGCGCGGGCGGCGCGTCTACGACGCCGCCTGA
- a CDS encoding Lrp/AsnC family transcriptional regulator, producing the protein MDAIDRQIVAMLRGNARLPLKTLAATVGLARSSVRERLSKLEAAGTIGGYHARIVDEGGIAAILQLRLARTPSPDIVAAVTGMAEVARCYSLSGEIDLLVEIEAADAAQLNTVRDRIALIAGVEDTTTALILKRDKDR; encoded by the coding sequence ATGGACGCGATCGACCGGCAAATCGTGGCGATGCTGCGCGGCAATGCCCGCCTGCCGTTGAAGACGCTCGCCGCGACCGTGGGTCTCGCGCGCAGTTCGGTGCGCGAGCGATTGTCGAAGCTGGAGGCCGCGGGGACGATCGGCGGCTATCACGCGCGCATCGTTGACGAGGGCGGGATCGCGGCGATCCTGCAACTGCGGCTGGCGCGCACGCCTTCGCCCGACATCGTCGCGGCGGTGACCGGCATGGCGGAGGTCGCGCGCTGCTATTCGCTGAGCGGCGAGATCGACCTGCTCGTCGAGATCGAGGCGGCGGATGCGGCGCAGCTCAACACCGTGCGCGACCGGATTGCGCTGATTGCGGGGGTCGAGGACACAACGACCGCCTTGATCCTGAAACGCGACAAGGATCGCTAG
- a CDS encoding ArsR/SmtB family transcription factor, translating to MTQPSPDLLFKALADPSRRALFERLCLDGEQTVGALTAGAGISQPAVSKHLGILKQAGLVLDRHEGRQTHYSAQQRALAPLVDWTGRMNRFWEARFDDLENLLKRMDQ from the coding sequence ATGACGCAACCCTCACCCGATCTTCTCTTCAAGGCGCTCGCCGATCCCAGCCGGCGCGCGCTGTTCGAACGGCTTTGCCTGGACGGCGAGCAGACGGTCGGCGCGCTGACTGCGGGCGCGGGGATTTCGCAGCCCGCGGTGTCGAAGCATCTCGGCATCCTCAAGCAGGCGGGTCTCGTGCTCGATCGGCACGAGGGCCGTCAGACGCACTATAGCGCGCAGCAGCGCGCGCTCGCGCCGCTGGTCGACTGGACCGGGCGCATGAACCGCTTCTGGGAGGCGCGGTTCGACGATCTCGAAAATTTGCTCAAAAGGATGGATCAATGA
- a CDS encoding RidA family protein, protein MDVKRRHRDGTTAHRTLEPAFAFWLDAGMNPPRSPSVHPSRRFVCAGVLAGMTVPSIAIARPAMPNRAINPTGVSYAQAHLVEAPTRWLFVSGQIPVDEKDEVPTGVEDQCRLIWRNIEKQLHAGGMTLQDLVKVTVFLSDRQYRAANYKVRHEVLGGHSPALTIIIAGIYDEAWLLEIEAIAAA, encoded by the coding sequence ATGGATGTCAAGCGCCGCCATCGTGACGGCACCACCGCCCATCGGACGCTGGAGCCGGCGTTTGCCTTCTGGCTAGATGCGGGAATGAATCCTCCGCGCTCACCTTCCGTCCACCCTTCGCGCCGCTTCGTCTGCGCCGGGGTGCTGGCAGGAATGACCGTCCCATCCATTGCAATTGCGAGGCCCGCCATGCCCAATCGCGCGATCAATCCCACCGGCGTTTCCTATGCGCAGGCGCATCTTGTCGAAGCGCCGACGCGATGGCTGTTCGTCAGCGGCCAGATTCCGGTCGACGAGAAGGACGAGGTGCCCACTGGCGTCGAGGATCAATGCCGGCTCATCTGGCGCAATATCGAAAAACAGCTTCATGCGGGCGGGATGACCTTGCAGGATCTGGTCAAGGTCACCGTTTTCCTGTCGGATCGCCAGTATCGCGCGGCGAACTACAAGGTGCGGCACGAAGTGCTGGGCGGCCACTCGCCCGCACTGACGATCATCATTGCTGGCATCTACGACGAAGCCTGGCTGCTCGAAATCGAGGCGATCGCCGCCGCCTAG
- a CDS encoding lipoxygenase family protein, whose amino-acid sequence MSYPTPQLTAANPAPAAPMPPADPTLPQDDTPAQQAARAAQLTATQAVYTWTTDVPTLPGVPLATSVPKNDEPTIAWFVILIGVGLGIVRNALTVKLGGVNKGELDSPRAKYEAALAECDAIEASATKIAAEHGVHTGGNIFERMICDVENAVAAAERDAHVALLQGYKDRLEELMKVEDADGLGGKTPRSIEAYRALFATLPVPGVSYMFQDDSEFARLRVQGPNCMLITAVGDALPANFPLSAAKYAAVVNSDTLAAALADGRLFMLDYKPLEVLDPGTYGSLAKYIWQPMALFAVPPGGSSLVPVAIQCGQDPADTPIFTPSPVADKIWGWEMAKFVVQVADGNYHELFAHLARTHLVIEAFAVATHRHLAEVHPIWALLVPHFEGTLFINEQAATSLIAAGGPIDHIFAGTITSSQLAAVDARLAFDFYGKMPHVDFAARGVGIDSTLADYPYRDDALLVWDAIHEWARQYVDLYYAHDADVVADTELSAWAACLAGEAKIKGFGPVTTRAQLADICTMVMFTASAQHAAVNFPQKDIMAFAPAVTGAGWQAAPNGQRGHDKAGWLAMMPPMALALEQLNVLELLGSVHYRPLGDYRSNAFPYPLWFQDPRVTGAEGPLAWFQAALQGVEAEIVQRNSERMQPYPYLQPSLIPTSINI is encoded by the coding sequence ATGTCTTATCCGACGCCGCAGCTGACCGCAGCCAATCCCGCGCCGGCAGCGCCGATGCCGCCGGCCGATCCCACGCTGCCGCAGGATGACACGCCCGCGCAGCAGGCCGCGCGCGCGGCGCAGCTGACCGCGACGCAGGCGGTCTACACATGGACGACCGACGTCCCGACCCTGCCCGGCGTGCCGCTCGCGACCAGCGTGCCGAAGAATGACGAGCCGACGATCGCCTGGTTCGTGATCCTGATCGGCGTCGGGCTGGGCATCGTGCGCAACGCGCTGACGGTGAAGCTCGGCGGCGTCAACAAGGGTGAGCTCGACAGCCCGCGCGCCAAATATGAAGCCGCGCTCGCCGAATGCGACGCGATCGAAGCCTCGGCGACAAAGATCGCGGCCGAACATGGCGTGCATACCGGCGGCAACATTTTCGAACGGATGATCTGCGATGTCGAAAACGCCGTCGCCGCCGCCGAGCGCGACGCGCATGTCGCGCTGCTTCAGGGTTACAAGGACCGGCTCGAAGAGCTGATGAAGGTCGAGGACGCCGATGGGCTTGGCGGGAAAACCCCGCGCAGCATCGAGGCGTATCGCGCGCTCTTCGCCACGCTGCCCGTTCCGGGCGTCAGCTATATGTTTCAGGACGACAGCGAGTTTGCGCGGCTGCGCGTGCAGGGACCGAACTGCATGCTGATCACCGCGGTCGGCGATGCGCTGCCCGCCAATTTCCCGCTCAGCGCCGCCAAATATGCCGCCGTCGTCAATAGCGACACGCTCGCCGCCGCGCTCGCCGACGGGCGCCTGTTCATGCTCGACTACAAGCCGCTCGAAGTGCTCGATCCCGGCACCTACGGCTCACTCGCCAAATATATATGGCAGCCGATGGCGCTGTTCGCGGTGCCACCGGGTGGGTCGTCGCTCGTGCCCGTCGCGATCCAGTGCGGTCAGGACCCGGCCGACACTCCGATCTTCACACCCTCGCCTGTCGCCGACAAGATCTGGGGATGGGAAATGGCGAAGTTCGTCGTGCAGGTCGCCGACGGCAATTATCACGAGCTGTTCGCGCATCTCGCGCGCACGCATCTGGTGATCGAGGCTTTTGCCGTCGCGACGCACCGCCACCTCGCCGAAGTGCACCCGATCTGGGCGCTGCTCGTCCCGCATTTCGAAGGGACTTTGTTCATCAACGAACAGGCGGCGACCTCGCTCATCGCCGCGGGCGGCCCGATCGACCATATTTTCGCGGGCACGATCACGTCGAGCCAGCTTGCCGCGGTCGACGCGCGGCTGGCGTTCGATTTTTATGGCAAGATGCCGCACGTCGACTTCGCCGCACGCGGGGTCGGGATCGATTCGACGCTCGCCGACTATCCGTATCGCGACGATGCGCTGCTCGTATGGGACGCGATCCACGAATGGGCGCGGCAATATGTCGACCTTTATTATGCGCACGACGCCGACGTCGTCGCCGATACCGAGCTTAGCGCGTGGGCGGCATGCCTTGCGGGCGAAGCGAAGATCAAGGGCTTCGGACCCGTGACGACGCGCGCACAGCTTGCCGACATCTGCACGATGGTGATGTTCACCGCGAGCGCGCAGCATGCCGCGGTCAATTTCCCGCAAAAGGACATCATGGCCTTTGCTCCCGCGGTCACCGGCGCGGGCTGGCAGGCGGCGCCGAACGGGCAGCGCGGGCATGACAAGGCGGGCTGGCTCGCGATGATGCCGCCGATGGCGCTCGCGCTCGAACAGTTGAACGTGCTCGAGCTGCTGGGGTCGGTGCACTACCGCCCCCTCGGCGATTACCGCAGCAACGCCTTTCCCTATCCTTTGTGGTTTCAGGACCCGCGCGTGACGGGGGCCGAAGGGCCGCTTGCGTGGTTCCAGGCGGCGTTGCAGGGCGTCGAGGCCGAGATCGTCCAGCGCAACAGCGAACGGATGCAGCCTTATCCCTATCTGCAGCCAAGCCTGATCCCGACGAGCATCAATATCTGA
- a CDS encoding GGDEF domain-containing protein, producing MTGVYHWLRRRFFPPIPDAIRDDVALLRANRVETLTPMLFLMLAATTPTAIYAGVQTVHPIVRIGFPVTLALIGVLGFVFLIHNRGRRMSLRRARRMIKESMWLSGTTGAMCSAWTVINWLAAPPSTHSYYAMIMAMGSLATAYCLSSIRLATFINLLIGLVPISFLMLTSGNPPEIAAGTSLVVATIFLLRMILQQHDQLIDLLQLQHQMRDLAHTDPLTGLANRREFDMRLDEEIAKGDAANPFAIALLDLNGFKPINDQHGHAIGDGVLCELAERLRRACGDHAVVARQGGDEFAILVPAGSILLNTSLADHVLAALAAPYRIGGRSIGVGAGVGTASWPEHGDSARKLLEVADRALYAAKAADREKTSSVESIGRVA from the coding sequence ATGACGGGGGTCTATCACTGGCTGCGCAGGCGTTTCTTTCCGCCGATTCCGGACGCGATTCGGGACGACGTCGCCTTGCTGCGCGCCAATCGCGTCGAAACGCTGACCCCGATGCTTTTCCTGATGCTGGCGGCGACGACGCCGACCGCCATCTATGCCGGGGTGCAGACGGTCCACCCGATCGTTCGCATCGGTTTCCCGGTCACGCTCGCCCTCATCGGCGTGCTCGGCTTCGTCTTCCTGATCCACAATCGCGGCCGGCGGATGAGCCTGCGCCGCGCACGGCGGATGATCAAAGAATCGATGTGGCTGTCGGGGACGACGGGCGCGATGTGCAGCGCCTGGACGGTGATCAACTGGCTCGCCGCGCCGCCGTCGACGCATAGCTATTATGCGATGATCATGGCGATGGGTTCGCTCGCGACCGCCTATTGCCTGTCGTCGATCCGCCTTGCGACCTTCATCAACCTGCTGATCGGGCTGGTGCCGATCTCTTTCCTGATGCTGACGTCGGGCAACCCGCCCGAAATCGCCGCGGGCACGAGCCTCGTCGTCGCGACGATCTTCCTGCTGCGCATGATCCTGCAACAGCACGACCAGCTGATCGACCTGCTCCAGCTTCAGCATCAGATGCGCGACCTGGCGCACACCGATCCACTCACCGGCCTTGCCAATCGCCGCGAGTTCGACATGCGGCTCGACGAAGAGATTGCGAAGGGCGACGCGGCCAACCCGTTCGCGATCGCGCTGCTCGACCTCAACGGCTTCAAACCGATCAACGACCAGCACGGCCATGCGATCGGCGATGGCGTCTTGTGCGAACTCGCCGAACGCCTGCGCCGTGCGTGCGGCGATCATGCCGTGGTCGCGCGGCAGGGCGGCGACGAGTTCGCGATCCTCGTGCCCGCCGGTTCGATCCTGCTTAACACCTCGCTTGCCGACCATGTCCTCGCCGCGCTCGCCGCGCCCTACCGCATTGGCGGCCGCTCGATCGGCGTCGGCGCGGGCGTCGGCACCGCCAGCTGGCCCGAGCATGGCGACAGCGCGCGTAAATTGCTCGAGGTCGCCGACCGCGCGCTCTATGCGGCAAAAGCCGCGGACCGCGAGAAGACGTCGTCCGTCGAAAGCATCGGCCGGGTCGCGTAA
- a CDS encoding glutamate-5-semialdehyde dehydrogenase, whose protein sequence is MNAEALSAPPLPGDAAALIADMGARARAASKALALAPTANKAAGLVAAAAQIRARSADILAANAEDMAAGQKNGLSAAMLDRLRLDEGRLASIADAIDDVAALPDPSGAEIDRVTRPNGLVLSRVRVPLGVVGIIYESRPNVTADAAALGLMSGNAVILRGGSEAVYSNRAIHAAFAAGLVEAGLPADAVQLVPTQDRTAVGAMLRAQGLIDIIIPRGGKGLVARVQDEARVPVLAHLDGINHLYIDGAADPAKAVELAVNAKMRRTGVCGATETILIDRAYPAPLAIVDALVKAGCEVRGDKGVVALSPHVEPASTGDWDTEYLDAIVSIAMVDGLAGALAHIDAHSSRHTDAIVTEDPAAAERFLTGVDSAIVMHNASTQFADGGEFGLGAEIGIATGRLHARGPVALEGLTTYKWLVRGTGQVRP, encoded by the coding sequence ATGAACGCCGAAGCCCTCTCCGCGCCGCCGCTGCCCGGCGATGCCGCCGCCCTGATCGCCGACATGGGCGCGCGCGCGCGCGCCGCGTCGAAGGCGCTCGCGCTGGCGCCAACGGCGAACAAGGCCGCCGGGCTGGTTGCTGCGGCGGCGCAGATTCGTGCGCGGTCGGCGGATATCCTTGCGGCCAACGCGGAGGACATGGCGGCGGGACAGAAGAACGGCCTGTCGGCCGCGATGCTCGATCGGCTGCGGCTCGACGAAGGCCGCCTCGCATCGATCGCCGATGCGATCGACGATGTCGCAGCGCTTCCCGATCCGTCGGGCGCCGAGATCGACCGCGTAACGCGCCCCAACGGGCTGGTGCTGAGCCGCGTGCGCGTGCCGCTCGGCGTCGTCGGCATCATCTATGAAAGCCGCCCCAATGTGACCGCCGATGCCGCGGCGCTCGGGCTGATGTCGGGCAACGCTGTGATCCTGCGCGGCGGCAGCGAGGCGGTGTATTCGAACCGCGCGATCCATGCGGCGTTCGCGGCGGGTCTCGTCGAAGCCGGCCTGCCCGCCGACGCGGTGCAGCTCGTCCCGACGCAGGACCGCACCGCGGTCGGCGCGATGCTCCGCGCACAGGGGCTGATCGACATCATCATCCCGCGCGGCGGCAAGGGGCTGGTCGCGCGCGTGCAGGACGAAGCCCGCGTGCCCGTGCTCGCGCATCTCGATGGCATCAATCACCTCTATATCGATGGCGCCGCCGATCCCGCAAAGGCCGTTGAACTCGCGGTCAACGCAAAGATGCGCCGCACCGGCGTCTGCGGCGCGACCGAGACGATCCTGATCGACCGCGCCTATCCCGCGCCGCTCGCTATCGTCGATGCGCTGGTCAAGGCGGGCTGCGAAGTGCGCGGCGACAAAGGCGTCGTGGCGCTCAGCCCGCATGTCGAACCCGCTTCCACCGGCGACTGGGACACCGAATATCTCGACGCGATCGTATCGATCGCCATGGTCGACGGCCTCGCCGGCGCGCTCGCGCATATCGACGCGCATTCGAGCCGCCACACCGACGCGATCGTCACCGAGGATCCCGCCGCGGCCGAGCGCTTCCTGACCGGCGTCGACAGCGCGATCGTCATGCACAATGCCTCGACGCAATTCGCCGATGGCGGCGAATTCGGCCTCGGCGCCGAAATCGGCATCGCCACCGGCCGCCTCCACGCGCGCGGGCCGGTCGCACTCGAGGGGCTTACGACCTATAAATGGCTGGTACGCGGTACGGGACAGGTCCGGCCCTGA